CAATAAATTTATTCTCGCCTTTCATATAAGATTCAAGCAGGTATCGCATGAAGTAATGTCGAATGTTATTATCAAGCAAGTTTTGCCGGCTCAATAATCAGAAAGGTGGTAAATTATGATAGCTCAATTAGAATTTCTTGGCGCAGCCGAAACAGTTACAGGATCGAAATATCTTTTAACGGTCGGTGATTATAAATTACTGGTCGACTGCGGACTCTATCAAGGGGCATCTGAGTTAAAAGCTCTCAATTGGATGCCATTGGATGTTCCTCCGTCTGAGATAGATGCGGTTGTATTGACCCATGGCCATA
This window of the bacterium genome carries:
- a CDS encoding MBL fold metallo-hydrolase, with the translated sequence MIAQLEFLGAAETVTGSKYLLTVGDYKLLVDCGLYQGASELKALNWMPLDVPPSEIDAVVLTHGHIDHIGYLPKLVKDGFKGPIFASPGTIDIALISLPDAAHLQEEDARYANKKGFSKHKP